In one Sporomusa sphaeroides DSM 2875 genomic region, the following are encoded:
- a CDS encoding DRTGG domain-containing protein yields MTVQEIADALSLTVVSGQSNLNKKISGGYTSDLLSNVMGQAQAGNVWVTMQGHQNIVAVALLVGLTAIIVAGGVEPDEDALRKASTEEIVILTTPLTAYEVVGRLYQLGIKGE; encoded by the coding sequence GTGACTGTACAAGAGATAGCGGACGCGTTGTCGCTAACAGTAGTATCAGGCCAGTCCAACCTCAACAAAAAAATCAGCGGCGGGTATACGTCTGATCTGCTGAGCAATGTCATGGGGCAGGCGCAGGCTGGTAATGTATGGGTTACTATGCAAGGTCACCAGAATATTGTGGCTGTGGCGTTACTGGTGGGATTGACGGCGATTATTGTTGCCGGTGGCGTGGAGCCTGATGAGGATGCTTTGCGCAAAGCGTCGACAGAAGAAATCGTTATTCTTACCACACCACTGACTGCATATGAAGTGGTTGGCCGTTTATACCAGCTGGGTATAAAGGGAGAATGA
- a CDS encoding PHP domain-containing protein, translated as MIRRFVADLHVHTLLSPCAAIEMTPRNIVWHAQQHGVDIVAITDHNACDNVVAALEAAKGTDVTILPGMEVESKEEVHLVVLFEKMRQLKAWEQFTQQHMSGRLNDAERFGAQFIVDAEDNFVAEKTEMLLASLTAGVAEISAQVKELGGICIASHVDRPVYSIISQLGFIPPDVELAAVEVSRNMSVEHAPQRIPAIGCLPIITASDAHVMDDFISGPKTVFHIEQPTLAEIRQALLAQNLRKVVV; from the coding sequence ATGATCAGGCGGTTTGTGGCCGATCTTCATGTACATACACTTTTGTCGCCCTGTGCTGCCATTGAAATGACGCCGCGTAACATTGTCTGGCACGCACAGCAGCACGGTGTTGATATCGTTGCCATTACCGATCATAACGCTTGTGATAATGTCGTGGCCGCCCTGGAGGCGGCAAAAGGTACTGATGTAACTATACTGCCGGGTATGGAAGTGGAAAGCAAAGAGGAAGTACATCTCGTTGTTTTATTCGAAAAAATGCGACAACTCAAAGCGTGGGAACAATTTACCCAGCAGCATATGTCGGGGCGCCTGAATGATGCTGAACGTTTTGGCGCTCAGTTTATTGTTGACGCAGAGGATAATTTTGTCGCGGAAAAAACCGAAATGCTTTTAGCCTCGTTGACTGCAGGCGTTGCAGAAATCTCCGCCCAGGTAAAAGAGCTTGGCGGAATATGTATTGCCAGCCATGTTGACAGGCCAGTATACAGCATTATTTCACAACTAGGTTTTATTCCACCAGATGTTGAGCTAGCGGCGGTGGAAGTATCAAGGAATATGAGTGTAGAGCATGCGCCGCAGCGTATTCCCGCTATTGGCTGTCTGCCAATTATAACAGCTTCCGATGCCCATGTAATGGACGATTTTATTAGTGGTCCAAAAACTGTTTTTCATATTGAGCAACCGACATTAGCAGAAATCCGGCAGGCATTATTAGCTCAAAACTTGCGAAAGGTGGTGGTTTAG
- the nuoE gene encoding NADH-quinone oxidoreductase subunit NuoE has translation MNSDKETKCCCGGGEAGKLAMDQVEVVLAKYHGVKGALIPVLQEAQNAYGYLPREVIQYIAEKMGIPVSQIYGVVTFYAQFHLNPRGKNIIRVCQGTACHVRGAKSILTALEDSLQVKAGGTTPDLKFTLETVACIGACGLAPVLMVNDDTHGRLTPEVIPDLLSQYA, from the coding sequence ATGAACAGCGACAAAGAAACTAAATGCTGCTGTGGTGGCGGTGAAGCGGGCAAGCTGGCTATGGACCAGGTAGAAGTAGTTCTTGCCAAATACCATGGTGTAAAGGGAGCTCTTATTCCGGTATTGCAGGAAGCGCAAAATGCTTATGGTTATCTGCCCAGAGAAGTTATTCAATATATTGCTGAAAAAATGGGAATTCCGGTCAGCCAGATTTACGGTGTAGTAACCTTCTACGCCCAATTCCACCTCAATCCCCGGGGTAAGAACATTATTCGCGTCTGCCAGGGGACTGCCTGCCATGTGCGCGGCGCTAAGAGCATTCTTACAGCGCTGGAAGATAGCTTGCAGGTTAAAGCCGGCGGCACCACTCCGGATCTCAAATTTACATTGGAAACCGTAGCCTGTATCGGTGCTTGTGGTTTAGCGCCAGTACTTATGGTTAATGACGATACCCATGGTCGCCTAACTCCTGAGGTGATTCCTGATTTATTGTCACAATACGCCTAG
- a CDS encoding ATP-binding protein produces the protein MREISLHILDLVQNSIEAEATSVKLEIIEDTVNDRMIIRVSDNGRGMNEKMRQLVIDPFITTRTTRRIGLGLPLMDMSTKRCDGYLDINSIPGQGTVIEAMYRHSHYDRPPMGDLPETIKSILVANPELHFFYSHTFNDQSLSVSSQEIADILDGIPLTQPDVLIWLDGYLSESIDNLYGGAKNEND, from the coding sequence ATGCGTGAAATATCACTTCATATACTTGACTTGGTCCAAAATTCGATCGAAGCTGAGGCGACGTCTGTTAAACTTGAAATCATTGAAGATACAGTCAATGATCGTATGATCATCAGAGTTTCTGATAATGGCCGGGGTATGAATGAAAAAATGCGTCAATTAGTCATTGATCCTTTTATAACCACCAGGACTACCCGACGAATAGGCTTGGGATTACCGCTAATGGATATGTCGACTAAACGTTGTGACGGATATTTAGACATTAATTCCATACCGGGACAAGGTACTGTAATTGAGGCTATGTACCGGCACAGCCACTATGATAGGCCGCCAATGGGAGACTTGCCGGAAACCATTAAAAGCATACTTGTCGCTAATCCGGAGTTACATTTTTTTTATTCTCATACTTTCAATGATCAAAGCCTTTCAGTTTCCTCCCAGGAGATCGCCGATATTTTGGATGGTATACCCTTAACGCAACCGGATGTGTTAATTTGGTTGGACGGGTACTTGTCAGAAAGCATAGACAATTTGTACGGAGGTGCTAAAAATGAAAACGATTGA
- a CDS encoding (2Fe-2S) ferredoxin domain-containing protein has translation MKTIEDLKRLREQLKTKNNLRHDGGIQVIIGMGTCGIAAGARKVLTAVLDEIAKRKLEDVKVRQTGCIGMCEQEVLLDVVRPGEPRITYGKVTPADVPKIIAEHVVNGRIIQELAIGKIIE, from the coding sequence ATGAAAACGATTGAAGATTTGAAACGTCTGCGCGAACAGCTTAAGACAAAAAACAACCTGCGCCATGACGGAGGCATTCAGGTAATTATTGGCATGGGTACTTGTGGTATCGCTGCCGGCGCAAGAAAAGTTTTGACTGCTGTATTAGATGAAATTGCCAAACGGAAGCTTGAAGATGTTAAAGTTCGCCAAACAGGTTGTATCGGTATGTGTGAACAAGAAGTGCTGCTTGACGTTGTACGTCCTGGCGAACCGAGGATAACCTACGGCAAAGTTACGCCGGCAGATGTCCCCAAAATTATTGCCGAGCATGTAGTTAATGGCAGAATCATACAAGAACTTGCTATCGGTAAAATCATCGAATAA
- the nuoF gene encoding NADH-quinone oxidoreductase subunit NuoF, with product MEHIRAHVLICAGTGCVSSGSKKVEAAFQAELVKKGLDKEVKIIETGCHGFCEMGPLVIIYPEGTFYVRVQESDVPELVETHLYKGRTVERLLFKEPSSHEAIPSYNDIDFYKKQMRIVLANCGHINPEDVNEYIAEGGYEALGKALETMKPDEVVEEVKKSGLRGRGGGGFPTGMKWGFARSAPGTKKYVVCNADEGDPGAFMDRSVLEGDPHRIIEGMAICGYAIGADEGYVYVRAEYPLAIKRLRIAIQQAEELGLLGENILNSGFNFRLKIKEGAGAFVCGEETALLASIEGKRGMPRPRPPFPAISGLWGKPTNINNVETFANVPQIITRGADWYASIGTEKSKGTKVFALTGRINNTGLAEVPMGITMREIIYGIAGGIQGGKKFKAVQIGGPSGGCLPEHMLDLSVDYDSLIKAGAMMGSGGLVVMDETTCMVDVAKFFLNFTQAESCGKCTPCREGTKRMLEILTRITEGQGREEDIALLESLAKNIKATALCGLGQTAPNPVLSTLHYFRDEYEAHIKDKRCPAGACTNLLEYSINDTCKGCGLCKKACPVEAISGEKKEQHAIDQAICIKCGACFSKCPFKSIVKG from the coding sequence ATGGAACATATCAGAGCGCATGTGCTCATTTGTGCCGGCACTGGCTGCGTGTCATCAGGCTCGAAAAAAGTGGAAGCCGCATTTCAGGCAGAGTTGGTTAAAAAAGGGTTGGATAAAGAAGTAAAAATTATTGAAACCGGCTGCCATGGTTTTTGTGAAATGGGCCCGCTGGTTATCATTTATCCTGAAGGTACATTCTATGTTCGGGTTCAGGAAAGCGACGTGCCTGAACTGGTGGAAACCCATCTTTACAAAGGGCGTACTGTAGAACGCTTACTATTCAAAGAGCCTAGTTCTCATGAAGCAATTCCTAGCTATAATGATATTGATTTTTATAAAAAACAAATGAGAATAGTACTGGCAAACTGTGGTCACATCAATCCTGAGGATGTTAATGAATATATAGCCGAAGGCGGTTATGAAGCTTTAGGCAAGGCTTTGGAAACTATGAAGCCTGATGAAGTTGTTGAAGAAGTTAAAAAGTCCGGGCTGAGAGGCCGGGGGGGCGGCGGTTTCCCGACTGGTATGAAATGGGGCTTTGCCCGCAGTGCACCGGGCACGAAGAAGTATGTTGTCTGTAATGCTGACGAAGGTGACCCTGGTGCATTTATGGACCGCAGCGTGCTTGAGGGCGACCCGCACCGTATTATTGAAGGCATGGCAATCTGCGGGTACGCCATTGGCGCAGATGAAGGCTATGTTTATGTTCGTGCAGAGTATCCGCTGGCCATCAAACGCCTGAGAATAGCCATTCAGCAAGCAGAAGAACTGGGGCTGTTAGGCGAAAATATTTTAAACTCAGGCTTTAACTTCAGGCTCAAGATCAAAGAAGGTGCCGGCGCTTTTGTCTGCGGTGAAGAAACAGCGCTCTTGGCTTCCATCGAAGGCAAACGCGGTATGCCGCGCCCACGTCCGCCATTCCCTGCTATTTCCGGACTGTGGGGCAAACCTACTAATATCAATAATGTTGAGACCTTTGCCAATGTGCCGCAAATTATCACCAGAGGTGCCGATTGGTACGCATCTATCGGTACGGAAAAAAGTAAAGGCACCAAGGTATTTGCCCTTACCGGCCGTATCAATAATACCGGCTTGGCTGAAGTTCCCATGGGTATTACCATGCGCGAAATTATCTATGGTATTGCCGGCGGTATTCAAGGCGGCAAGAAGTTTAAAGCAGTGCAAATCGGCGGTCCATCCGGCGGATGTCTGCCTGAGCATATGCTGGATTTGTCGGTAGACTATGACTCACTCATTAAAGCCGGCGCCATGATGGGGTCAGGCGGTTTGGTTGTAATGGACGAAACCACCTGTATGGTTGATGTTGCGAAGTTTTTCCTGAACTTTACCCAAGCTGAATCTTGCGGCAAATGTACTCCTTGCCGTGAAGGCACCAAGCGTATGCTGGAAATCCTTACCCGGATTACCGAAGGACAAGGCCGCGAAGAGGATATTGCACTCTTAGAGTCTCTGGCCAAGAACATTAAGGCTACGGCTCTTTGCGGTTTGGGGCAAACGGCTCCCAACCCGGTACTTTCCACCTTGCATTATTTCCGGGATGAATACGAAGCCCATATCAAAGATAAACGCTGTCCGGCCGGTGCTTGTACCAATCTGCTGGAATACAGCATTAACGATACCTGTAAAGGCTGCGGCTTGTGCAAAAAGGCATGTCCGGTGGAAGCAATCAGCGGTGAGAAGAAAGAACAGCATGCGATTGATCAGGCTATATGCATCAAATGTGGTGCCTGCTTTAGCAAATGCCCGTTCAAATCAATTGTTAAAGGATAA
- a CDS encoding NADH-dependent [FeFe] hydrogenase, group A6, producing MEMVNITIDGQKVAVPKTSTVLDAALSLGIKVPTLCYHPELRVEGACRVCMVEVEGARSLVASCVYPVNEGMVVRTNTAAVREARKTVVELLLANHPTDCLSCQRNLNCELQTIAADVGVREIRFDGEKKNYPLDAKNPSLVRDQSKCILCGRCIRACSERQGVHVYSFANRGFNTTVVPAFDLGLDEVSCTYCGQCAAVCPTGAIVEKDDTEAVWAAINDSSKHVIVQTAPAVRVALGEALGLANGSIVTGKMVASLKRLGFDKVFDTNFSADLTIWEEGSELIDRLTNGGKLPMITSCSPGWVNYIELKYPDLLDHLSTAKSPQQMFGALAKTYYAEKVGIDPKDIVSVSIMPCTAKKAEAARPEMNSSGYQDVDYVLTTRELGRMIREAGITFNNLPETEFDAPLGVGSGAGVIFGATGGVMEAALRTVAKMVSGKELDNIEFEAVRGMNGIKEASVPLKEGLTAKVAIAHTLANARVILEKIRAGEADYHFIEIMACPGGCSGGGGQPIITSAEHRQKRIDAIYECDKCSELRKSHDNPAVKELYDTYLGKPLGEKSHHLLHTHYHPQKKC from the coding sequence ATGGAAATGGTTAATATAACAATCGATGGACAGAAAGTAGCTGTGCCGAAAACATCGACTGTTTTGGACGCTGCACTTTCGCTTGGAATAAAAGTTCCGACTCTGTGCTATCATCCTGAGCTGCGCGTAGAGGGCGCCTGCCGGGTATGTATGGTAGAGGTTGAAGGCGCTCGCAGTTTGGTTGCGTCTTGCGTTTATCCGGTCAACGAGGGAATGGTTGTTCGCACTAATACCGCGGCTGTCCGTGAAGCGCGCAAGACAGTAGTGGAGCTGCTGCTGGCCAACCACCCGACTGACTGCTTATCTTGTCAACGCAATTTGAATTGTGAACTGCAAACTATAGCAGCCGACGTTGGTGTTAGAGAAATTCGTTTTGACGGTGAAAAGAAAAACTATCCGCTTGATGCCAAGAATCCGTCTTTGGTTCGCGACCAGAGCAAATGTATTTTGTGCGGCCGTTGTATTCGTGCCTGCAGCGAACGTCAGGGTGTGCATGTATATAGCTTTGCTAACAGAGGTTTTAATACCACCGTTGTTCCCGCCTTTGATTTGGGGTTAGACGAAGTTTCCTGTACGTACTGCGGTCAATGTGCCGCCGTATGCCCGACAGGTGCTATTGTTGAGAAAGACGATACCGAGGCCGTATGGGCAGCCATCAATGATTCGTCAAAACATGTAATTGTGCAGACGGCTCCTGCTGTTCGCGTAGCCTTGGGTGAAGCTCTTGGTTTAGCCAACGGCTCTATTGTTACCGGCAAAATGGTGGCCTCACTCAAGCGGTTGGGCTTTGACAAAGTATTTGATACTAATTTTAGTGCCGACCTTACTATCTGGGAAGAAGGCTCAGAGCTTATTGACCGCTTGACTAACGGCGGCAAACTGCCCATGATTACCTCCTGCAGCCCAGGCTGGGTTAACTACATCGAATTGAAATACCCTGACCTTTTGGACCACCTGTCCACTGCGAAGTCACCGCAACAAATGTTTGGCGCACTGGCCAAGACCTATTATGCCGAAAAAGTCGGTATTGATCCTAAAGATATTGTTTCAGTATCGATTATGCCTTGTACTGCCAAAAAAGCTGAGGCAGCCCGTCCTGAAATGAATTCCAGCGGCTATCAGGATGTTGACTACGTTTTGACAACCCGTGAATTAGGCCGCATGATTCGTGAAGCCGGCATCACCTTTAACAATTTACCTGAGACTGAATTTGATGCGCCGCTTGGCGTTGGTTCAGGTGCCGGCGTGATCTTTGGTGCTACCGGTGGTGTAATGGAAGCTGCTCTCCGGACAGTTGCCAAGATGGTATCAGGCAAAGAACTTGACAATATTGAGTTTGAGGCCGTACGCGGGATGAATGGCATTAAAGAAGCTTCGGTGCCGTTAAAAGAAGGCTTAACCGCTAAAGTTGCCATAGCTCATACGTTGGCCAACGCCCGGGTAATCCTGGAAAAAATTCGTGCCGGCGAAGCTGATTATCATTTTATTGAGATCATGGCTTGTCCGGGTGGCTGCTCTGGCGGCGGCGGACAACCGATTATTACTTCAGCCGAACACCGGCAAAAACGCATTGATGCTATTTATGAGTGCGACAAGTGCTCAGAACTGAGAAAATCACATGATAATCCGGCGGTTAAAGAACTCTATGACACTTATCTGGGAAAACCGCTTGGTGAAAAATCACACCATCTCCTTCATACCCACTATCATCCGCAAAAGAAATGCTAA